In Pseudopipra pipra isolate bDixPip1 chromosome 5, bDixPip1.hap1, whole genome shotgun sequence, the following proteins share a genomic window:
- the CPSF6 gene encoding cleavage and polyadenylation specificity factor subunit 6 isoform X4, which yields MADGVDHIDIYADVGEEFNQEAEYGGHDQIDLYDDVISPSANNGDAPEDRDYMDSLPPSVGDDVGKGAAPNVVYTYTGKRIALYIGNLTWWTTDEDLTEAVHSLGVNDILEIKFFENRANGQSKGFALVGVGSEASSKKLMDLLPKRELHGQNPVVTPCNKQFLSQFEMQSRKTTQSGQMSGEGKAGPPGGSSRAAFPPSNRGRGRFPGAIPGGDRFPGPAGPGGPPPPFPAGQTPPRPPLGPPGPPGPPGPPPPGQVLPPPLAGPPNRGDRPPPPVLFPGQPFGQPPLGPLPPGPPPPVPGYGPPPGPPPPQQGPPPPPGPFPPRPPGPLGPPLTLAPPPHLPGPPPGAPPPAPHVNPAFFPPPANSGIPTSDSRGPPPTDPYGRPPPYDRGDYGPPGREMDAARTPLSEAEFEEIMNRNRAISSSAISRAVSDASAGDYGSAIETLVTAISLIKQSKVSADDRCKVLISSLQDCLHGIESKSYGSGSRRERSRERDHSRSREKSRRHKSRSRDRHDDYYRERSRERERHRDRDRDRDRERDREREYRHR from the exons gaggCTGAATATGGTGGACATGATCAGATTGATTTATATGATGATGTAATTTCTCCATCTGCAAATAATGGAGATGCCCCAGAGGATCGTGATTACATGGATTCTCTCCCACCATCGGTTGGGGATGATGTAGGTAAAGGAGCTGCACCAAATGTTGTCTACACATATACTGGAAAGAGAATTGCCTTGTACATTGGAAATCTTACTTGG tggaCAACAGATGAAGACTTAACTGAAGCAGTTCATTCACTGGGGGTAAATGATATTTTGGAGATAAAATTTTTTGAAAATCGTGCTAATGGCCAGTCTAAAGG gtTTGCCCTTGTGGGTGTGGGATCAGAAGCATCCTCCAAAAAGTTGATGGATTTGTTGCCTAAAAGAGAATTGCATGGGCAGAATCCTGTTGTAACTCCGTGTAATAAACAATTCCTGAGTCAATTTGAAATGCAGTCAAGGAAAA CCACACAGTCTGGCCAGATGTCTGGGGAAGGTAAAGCTGGTCCCCCAGGAGGAAGCTCACGAGCAGCATTTCCACCTAGTAATAGAGGTCGAGGCCGTTTTCCAGGTGCCATTCCAGGTGGAGACAGATTCCCTGGaccagcagggccaggaggtCCACCACCACCTTTCCCAG cTGGACAAACTCCCCCACGTCCACCTTTAGGTCCTCCTGGCCCACCAGGCCCACCAGGCCCTCCGCCTCCTGGTCAGGTCCTCCCACCTCCGTTAGCTGGACCTCCTAATCGTGGTGACCGTCCACCACCACCAGTTCTGTTTCCAGGACAGCCTTTTGGTCAGCCTCCACTTGGGCCACTTCCTCCAGGCCCTCCACCACCAGTTCCAGGCTATGGGCCACCACCAGGTCCACCACCACCTCAGCAGGGTCCACCTCCACCTCCGGGTCCATTTCCCCCTCGTCCACCTGGCCCTCTTGGGCCACCCCTGACTCTTGCTCCTCCTCCACATCTCCCTGGGCCACCTCCAGGTGCTCCACCACCGGCACCACATGTGAATCCAGCTTTCTTCCCCCCACCTGCCAATAGTGGCATACCTACTTCAGACAGTCGTGGCCCACCTCCAACAGATCCATATGGCCGACCTCCACCATATGACAGAGGTGACTATGGGCCACCTGGAAG AGAAATGGATGCTGCAAGGACACCTCTAAGTGAAGCAGAATTTGAAGAAATCATGAATAGAAATAGGGCGATCTCAAGCAGTGCCATTTCGAGAGCTGTATCAGATGCCAGTGCTG GAGACTATGGAAGTGCTATAGAGACCTTGGTAACTGCAATTTCCTTAATCAAACAGTCCAAAGTATCTGCAGATGATCGCTGTAAAGTACTTATTAGCTCTCTTCAGGACTGCCTTCATGGAATTGAGTCCAAGTCTTATGGTTCTGGATCCAG ACGTGAACGATCCAGAGAGAGGGACCACAGTAGGTCACGAGAAAAAAGTAGGCGCCACAAATCACGTAGTAGAGATCGTCATGATGACTATTACCGGGAAAGAAGCCGTGAAAGAGAGAGGCATCGTGATCGTGACAGAGATCGTGACAGAGAAcgagacagagagagagaatatCGTCACCGTTAA
- the CPSF6 gene encoding cleavage and polyadenylation specificity factor subunit 6 isoform X3: MADGVDHIDIYADVGEEFNQEAEYGGHDQIDLYDDVISPSANNGDAPEDRDYMDSLPPSVGDDVGKGAAPNVVYTYTGKRIALYIGNLTWWTTDEDLTEAVHSLGVNDILEIKFFENRANGQSKGFALVGVGSEASSKKLMDLLPKRELHGQNPVVTPCNKQFLSQFEMQSRKTTQSGQMSGEGKAGPPGGSSRAAFPPSNRGRGRFPGAIPGGDRFPGPAGPGGPPPPFPAGQTPPRPPLGPPGPPGPPGPPPPGQVLPPPLAGPPNRGDRPPPPVLFPGQPFGQPPLGPLPPGPPPPVPGYGPPPGPPPPQQGPPPPPGPFPPRPPGPLGPPLTLAPPPHLPGPPPGAPPPAPHVNPAFFPPPANSGIPTSDSRGPPPTDPYGRPPPYDRGDYGPPGREMDAARTPLSEAEFEEIMNRNRAISSSAISRAVSDASAGDYGSAIETLVTAISLIKQSKVSADDRCKVLISSLQDCLHGIESKSYGSGSRRRERSRERDHSRSREKSRRHKSRSRDRHDDYYRERSRERERHRDRDRDRDRERDREREYRHR; the protein is encoded by the exons gaggCTGAATATGGTGGACATGATCAGATTGATTTATATGATGATGTAATTTCTCCATCTGCAAATAATGGAGATGCCCCAGAGGATCGTGATTACATGGATTCTCTCCCACCATCGGTTGGGGATGATGTAGGTAAAGGAGCTGCACCAAATGTTGTCTACACATATACTGGAAAGAGAATTGCCTTGTACATTGGAAATCTTACTTGG tggaCAACAGATGAAGACTTAACTGAAGCAGTTCATTCACTGGGGGTAAATGATATTTTGGAGATAAAATTTTTTGAAAATCGTGCTAATGGCCAGTCTAAAGG gtTTGCCCTTGTGGGTGTGGGATCAGAAGCATCCTCCAAAAAGTTGATGGATTTGTTGCCTAAAAGAGAATTGCATGGGCAGAATCCTGTTGTAACTCCGTGTAATAAACAATTCCTGAGTCAATTTGAAATGCAGTCAAGGAAAA CCACACAGTCTGGCCAGATGTCTGGGGAAGGTAAAGCTGGTCCCCCAGGAGGAAGCTCACGAGCAGCATTTCCACCTAGTAATAGAGGTCGAGGCCGTTTTCCAGGTGCCATTCCAGGTGGAGACAGATTCCCTGGaccagcagggccaggaggtCCACCACCACCTTTCCCAG cTGGACAAACTCCCCCACGTCCACCTTTAGGTCCTCCTGGCCCACCAGGCCCACCAGGCCCTCCGCCTCCTGGTCAGGTCCTCCCACCTCCGTTAGCTGGACCTCCTAATCGTGGTGACCGTCCACCACCACCAGTTCTGTTTCCAGGACAGCCTTTTGGTCAGCCTCCACTTGGGCCACTTCCTCCAGGCCCTCCACCACCAGTTCCAGGCTATGGGCCACCACCAGGTCCACCACCACCTCAGCAGGGTCCACCTCCACCTCCGGGTCCATTTCCCCCTCGTCCACCTGGCCCTCTTGGGCCACCCCTGACTCTTGCTCCTCCTCCACATCTCCCTGGGCCACCTCCAGGTGCTCCACCACCGGCACCACATGTGAATCCAGCTTTCTTCCCCCCACCTGCCAATAGTGGCATACCTACTTCAGACAGTCGTGGCCCACCTCCAACAGATCCATATGGCCGACCTCCACCATATGACAGAGGTGACTATGGGCCACCTGGAAG AGAAATGGATGCTGCAAGGACACCTCTAAGTGAAGCAGAATTTGAAGAAATCATGAATAGAAATAGGGCGATCTCAAGCAGTGCCATTTCGAGAGCTGTATCAGATGCCAGTGCTG GAGACTATGGAAGTGCTATAGAGACCTTGGTAACTGCAATTTCCTTAATCAAACAGTCCAAAGTATCTGCAGATGATCGCTGTAAAGTACTTATTAGCTCTCTTCAGGACTGCCTTCATGGAATTGAGTCCAAGTCTTATGGTTCTGGATCCAG AAGACGTGAACGATCCAGAGAGAGGGACCACAGTAGGTCACGAGAAAAAAGTAGGCGCCACAAATCACGTAGTAGAGATCGTCATGATGACTATTACCGGGAAAGAAGCCGTGAAAGAGAGAGGCATCGTGATCGTGACAGAGATCGTGACAGAGAAcgagacagagagagagaatatCGTCACCGTTAA
- the CPSF6 gene encoding cleavage and polyadenylation specificity factor subunit 6 isoform X2, which yields MADGVDHIDIYADVGEEFNQEAEYGGHDQIDLYDDVISPSANNGDAPEDRDYMDSLPPSVGDDVGKGAAPNVVYTYTGKRIALYIGNLTWWTTDEDLTEAVHSLGVNDILEIKFFENRANGQSKGFALVGVGSEASSKKLMDLLPKRELHGQNPVVTPCNKQFLSQFEMQSRKTTQSGQMSGEGKAGPPGGSSRAAFPPSNRGRGRFPGAIPGGDRFPGPAGPGGPPPPFPAGQTPPRPPLGPPGPPGPPGPPPPGQVLPPPLAGPPNRGDRPPPPVLFPGQPFGQPPLGPLPPGPPPPVPGYGPPPGPPPPQQGPPPPPGPFPPRPPGPLGPPLTLAPPPHLPGPPPGAPPPAPHVNPAFFPPPANSGIPTSDSRGPPPTDPYGRPPPYDRGDYGPPGRRFTGNNMSIREKLHIPFYGRHTKNNTQNSGREMDAARTPLSEAEFEEIMNRNRAISSSAISRAVSDASAGDYGSAIETLVTAISLIKQSKVSADDRCKVLISSLQDCLHGIESKSYGSGSRRERSRERDHSRSREKSRRHKSRSRDRHDDYYRERSRERERHRDRDRDRDRERDREREYRHR from the exons gaggCTGAATATGGTGGACATGATCAGATTGATTTATATGATGATGTAATTTCTCCATCTGCAAATAATGGAGATGCCCCAGAGGATCGTGATTACATGGATTCTCTCCCACCATCGGTTGGGGATGATGTAGGTAAAGGAGCTGCACCAAATGTTGTCTACACATATACTGGAAAGAGAATTGCCTTGTACATTGGAAATCTTACTTGG tggaCAACAGATGAAGACTTAACTGAAGCAGTTCATTCACTGGGGGTAAATGATATTTTGGAGATAAAATTTTTTGAAAATCGTGCTAATGGCCAGTCTAAAGG gtTTGCCCTTGTGGGTGTGGGATCAGAAGCATCCTCCAAAAAGTTGATGGATTTGTTGCCTAAAAGAGAATTGCATGGGCAGAATCCTGTTGTAACTCCGTGTAATAAACAATTCCTGAGTCAATTTGAAATGCAGTCAAGGAAAA CCACACAGTCTGGCCAGATGTCTGGGGAAGGTAAAGCTGGTCCCCCAGGAGGAAGCTCACGAGCAGCATTTCCACCTAGTAATAGAGGTCGAGGCCGTTTTCCAGGTGCCATTCCAGGTGGAGACAGATTCCCTGGaccagcagggccaggaggtCCACCACCACCTTTCCCAG cTGGACAAACTCCCCCACGTCCACCTTTAGGTCCTCCTGGCCCACCAGGCCCACCAGGCCCTCCGCCTCCTGGTCAGGTCCTCCCACCTCCGTTAGCTGGACCTCCTAATCGTGGTGACCGTCCACCACCACCAGTTCTGTTTCCAGGACAGCCTTTTGGTCAGCCTCCACTTGGGCCACTTCCTCCAGGCCCTCCACCACCAGTTCCAGGCTATGGGCCACCACCAGGTCCACCACCACCTCAGCAGGGTCCACCTCCACCTCCGGGTCCATTTCCCCCTCGTCCACCTGGCCCTCTTGGGCCACCCCTGACTCTTGCTCCTCCTCCACATCTCCCTGGGCCACCTCCAGGTGCTCCACCACCGGCACCACATGTGAATCCAGCTTTCTTCCCCCCACCTGCCAATAGTGGCATACCTACTTCAGACAGTCGTGGCCCACCTCCAACAGATCCATATGGCCGACCTCCACCATATGACAGAGGTGACTATGGGCCACCTGGAAG GCGTTTCACTGGAAATAACATGTCCATAagagaaaaattacatattCCATTCTATGGGAGGCACACGAAAAATAATACTCAAAACTCAGGGAG AGAAATGGATGCTGCAAGGACACCTCTAAGTGAAGCAGAATTTGAAGAAATCATGAATAGAAATAGGGCGATCTCAAGCAGTGCCATTTCGAGAGCTGTATCAGATGCCAGTGCTG GAGACTATGGAAGTGCTATAGAGACCTTGGTAACTGCAATTTCCTTAATCAAACAGTCCAAAGTATCTGCAGATGATCGCTGTAAAGTACTTATTAGCTCTCTTCAGGACTGCCTTCATGGAATTGAGTCCAAGTCTTATGGTTCTGGATCCAG ACGTGAACGATCCAGAGAGAGGGACCACAGTAGGTCACGAGAAAAAAGTAGGCGCCACAAATCACGTAGTAGAGATCGTCATGATGACTATTACCGGGAAAGAAGCCGTGAAAGAGAGAGGCATCGTGATCGTGACAGAGATCGTGACAGAGAAcgagacagagagagagaatatCGTCACCGTTAA
- the CPSF6 gene encoding cleavage and polyadenylation specificity factor subunit 6 isoform X1 has translation MADGVDHIDIYADVGEEFNQEAEYGGHDQIDLYDDVISPSANNGDAPEDRDYMDSLPPSVGDDVGKGAAPNVVYTYTGKRIALYIGNLTWWTTDEDLTEAVHSLGVNDILEIKFFENRANGQSKGFALVGVGSEASSKKLMDLLPKRELHGQNPVVTPCNKQFLSQFEMQSRKTTQSGQMSGEGKAGPPGGSSRAAFPPSNRGRGRFPGAIPGGDRFPGPAGPGGPPPPFPAGQTPPRPPLGPPGPPGPPGPPPPGQVLPPPLAGPPNRGDRPPPPVLFPGQPFGQPPLGPLPPGPPPPVPGYGPPPGPPPPQQGPPPPPGPFPPRPPGPLGPPLTLAPPPHLPGPPPGAPPPAPHVNPAFFPPPANSGIPTSDSRGPPPTDPYGRPPPYDRGDYGPPGRRFTGNNMSIREKLHIPFYGRHTKNNTQNSGREMDAARTPLSEAEFEEIMNRNRAISSSAISRAVSDASAGDYGSAIETLVTAISLIKQSKVSADDRCKVLISSLQDCLHGIESKSYGSGSRRRERSRERDHSRSREKSRRHKSRSRDRHDDYYRERSRERERHRDRDRDRDRERDREREYRHR, from the exons gaggCTGAATATGGTGGACATGATCAGATTGATTTATATGATGATGTAATTTCTCCATCTGCAAATAATGGAGATGCCCCAGAGGATCGTGATTACATGGATTCTCTCCCACCATCGGTTGGGGATGATGTAGGTAAAGGAGCTGCACCAAATGTTGTCTACACATATACTGGAAAGAGAATTGCCTTGTACATTGGAAATCTTACTTGG tggaCAACAGATGAAGACTTAACTGAAGCAGTTCATTCACTGGGGGTAAATGATATTTTGGAGATAAAATTTTTTGAAAATCGTGCTAATGGCCAGTCTAAAGG gtTTGCCCTTGTGGGTGTGGGATCAGAAGCATCCTCCAAAAAGTTGATGGATTTGTTGCCTAAAAGAGAATTGCATGGGCAGAATCCTGTTGTAACTCCGTGTAATAAACAATTCCTGAGTCAATTTGAAATGCAGTCAAGGAAAA CCACACAGTCTGGCCAGATGTCTGGGGAAGGTAAAGCTGGTCCCCCAGGAGGAAGCTCACGAGCAGCATTTCCACCTAGTAATAGAGGTCGAGGCCGTTTTCCAGGTGCCATTCCAGGTGGAGACAGATTCCCTGGaccagcagggccaggaggtCCACCACCACCTTTCCCAG cTGGACAAACTCCCCCACGTCCACCTTTAGGTCCTCCTGGCCCACCAGGCCCACCAGGCCCTCCGCCTCCTGGTCAGGTCCTCCCACCTCCGTTAGCTGGACCTCCTAATCGTGGTGACCGTCCACCACCACCAGTTCTGTTTCCAGGACAGCCTTTTGGTCAGCCTCCACTTGGGCCACTTCCTCCAGGCCCTCCACCACCAGTTCCAGGCTATGGGCCACCACCAGGTCCACCACCACCTCAGCAGGGTCCACCTCCACCTCCGGGTCCATTTCCCCCTCGTCCACCTGGCCCTCTTGGGCCACCCCTGACTCTTGCTCCTCCTCCACATCTCCCTGGGCCACCTCCAGGTGCTCCACCACCGGCACCACATGTGAATCCAGCTTTCTTCCCCCCACCTGCCAATAGTGGCATACCTACTTCAGACAGTCGTGGCCCACCTCCAACAGATCCATATGGCCGACCTCCACCATATGACAGAGGTGACTATGGGCCACCTGGAAG GCGTTTCACTGGAAATAACATGTCCATAagagaaaaattacatattCCATTCTATGGGAGGCACACGAAAAATAATACTCAAAACTCAGGGAG AGAAATGGATGCTGCAAGGACACCTCTAAGTGAAGCAGAATTTGAAGAAATCATGAATAGAAATAGGGCGATCTCAAGCAGTGCCATTTCGAGAGCTGTATCAGATGCCAGTGCTG GAGACTATGGAAGTGCTATAGAGACCTTGGTAACTGCAATTTCCTTAATCAAACAGTCCAAAGTATCTGCAGATGATCGCTGTAAAGTACTTATTAGCTCTCTTCAGGACTGCCTTCATGGAATTGAGTCCAAGTCTTATGGTTCTGGATCCAG AAGACGTGAACGATCCAGAGAGAGGGACCACAGTAGGTCACGAGAAAAAAGTAGGCGCCACAAATCACGTAGTAGAGATCGTCATGATGACTATTACCGGGAAAGAAGCCGTGAAAGAGAGAGGCATCGTGATCGTGACAGAGATCGTGACAGAGAAcgagacagagagagagaatatCGTCACCGTTAA